The Alloyangia pacifica DNA segment AGCCGCCTCGTAGCAGTCCGTAGGACTGAAGCTGGCGCAGCCAGCTCGCATCGCCTACGTGCGACTTCCGGCCCGGCACGTTCTTGGCATAGCGGGGGTTCACCTGGCTCCCATTGAGGCCTCGGGCCTTGAGGATCTCGAACGCCGAGATCCAGCAGACGCCTGTCGCCCCCATCGCCACGCCGGTTGTACCTCGGTCCGCAAACCATTCGGCCAAGGCCTGCAGGTTCTGGGTGAATGTGCCGAAGGCGCGCACCGGCGGGTTGCGACCCGGGACGTTTTTCAGGATGTCGCGCTCCGCCTTGAGCTTGGCGACCTCTTTCTTCAGGGCCGCGACCTCCGCCAGCTCTGCGCGTTGCTGCCCATTGCCAGGGAAGGCGGAAGTAGGAGCCGCGTTGGCTTCCCGGATCCATCGGCGCAGGACGCTCTCTGCGACCTCGATATCCCAGCTGGCCTGAACCACGGCGACGCCGCGTTCCTGCACCAGCCTCACCGCCTCGATCTTAAACTCTTTGCTGAACGTCCATCTCTTCATCTGCTGTCTCCAAAAAATGCCAGCGGTCAGCGACCTGAACCGCCTCTGGAAAAGCACGGGCAACGGCGCTGCCATATCCGCCATTGCGATCTCGGGCGACGCATGCAACGCCGGGGTGGTCACGGAGCCAAGCCCACTCATCGATGCCGAAGATCCGCGGCGCAGCCTTGGCGTGATCATCGCCCGCCCTGAGACTGCGCAAGAAGGCATCTTTGTTCACCGGCAGCAAGACGCGGCTTGCGAGAAATTGAGCCGGCCGGCCACCAAGCGCCACCGCGAGGTGCCGGACCAGCTTTTGCATTCGCAGCGTGCGACTTGCCCAAGGTCTGGCCACCTCCGGCGTGAGGCGCTCGCTAAATATCGACTGATGGCACCAGAAACGACGCACATCGATCACCAGGCGACCTTGAGGCCGTGCGCAGGCAAATCCGCAAGACGGCGGCGGTAATGGCTATGGACGTGGCGAGATCGCGATCCCCAGCAGGGGCAAACCGCAGACGTGCCGCTCGAGCGGGCCAAAACCTGTATCGTGCCATCGTCGGTCCTGATGTCATCAACCACAAGACCAGCCCGGACCAAACCTCTAAAATCCTAACGCCGCATCCTGCACATCCTTCTGATATTACGTCAGAAGAAGTAGGTGCCTCCGTGATCGGCGCGCATCAAGAGTGAGCCAGAGCCAATTTTGCATGCCGGTTCACAAGCAGCTATCCGGGCAGAGCGTAGCGATCGGCCCGTCCGAGCCCTTAGTTGAAGCGCCAAGTTCTCGCGGCGCGCGTTTGCAGCGAAGCCGCTGCCGCAAAGCACTGGAAATTTACGGGGCGCCGCAGCCAAGACCTCGCACATTCATGCTGGGCACAGCGACAATCGAAGCTTCAAGGACCGGACCGCGGACAGTCCGGCCGCTCGCCACTCCGCGAACTGCGGTCCGGCCAGCAAGAACCTCAACGGCTGCATCCATTGGCCCGAGATGCGACTTGCGGAGATACGACCCACCGAGCTTGTCCGCGCCTCGTAACTTGGGCGGCGCGCAGGAGACCGACTTCGAGCCCGAACTTGTCGTCGCCGCGAGCGCTATCCTCCGATGATTTTTTGTGGCGCGGGAACTAGGCCTTTCGGCACAGTCAAATGAAAACCGGGGCCGCGGCAAGGCGGTTGCGCTGACCGCCGCGGCCCGGATGTGACGCTACTGCAATTCCACGGTCACCTGCTTGATCGTGCCGGTGAACGCAAAGGGCGCCTCCTCCCGATAGTTCGGAGTGACCGTCGATCCGAGGTCCATTCCGATGTCCAGCGTCTCGGTTGCAGAGTAGCGGGCCGGAACGGTCTTCTCGACATCTCCGCTTGCGACCTCGGCACCATCGACAAGCAGCGTCGCAGTGCCGCCCGTGACCTCCTTCCCGGCCTCGAATGGAAGCTGTTCGTAGACCATCGTCACGGTGTGTTCACCCGGCTCCAGCGCGGCCTCTCCTGCGACCCGGTAGACCTCCTTGCCGAAAAAGTTGAACTCGTAGACCGGCACCCCGTCCTCGAGATACAGCGTGTATCCCGCCGACGACCCACCGTTCGCGATCATCACGCCACTTGCGCCTCCCTCCGGCACCTCGATCTCGGCGGTGATCGTATGAGAGCGCTGATAGGCCGGAGCCGCGCTGCCTTCGGGTATGCGGACCGTGCCCGGCGCATAGGTGAAGACGTCGCGACCACGGGTCACAGACGGGCGTTCGGGGTTTCTGGCACGCTCGGCGAAGCGGTCGTCGAGCGGGTAGACCTGGAACTTTTGGGCTTCTTCGTCGAACATCGCCTGAAGCTCGGCGAGCTTCTCGGGATTCTCTGCGGCGACGTCATGTGCCTGCGAGAAGTCTTCTTCGATGTTGTAGAGCTCCCAGGTGCTGTCGTCGAAACCCACCGAGCCGGTCAGCACCCAAGGCGCGCCGTGA contains these protein-coding regions:
- a CDS encoding transposase, which codes for MIDVRRFWCHQSIFSERLTPEVARPWASRTLRMQKLVRHLAVALGGRPAQFLASRVLLPVNKDAFLRSLRAGDDHAKAAPRIFGIDEWAWLRDHPGVACVARDRNGGYGSAVARAFPEAVQVADRWHFLETADEEMDVQQRV